The Helianthus annuus cultivar XRQ/B chromosome 11, HanXRQr2.0-SUNRISE, whole genome shotgun sequence region TCCACAACCCTCCAATTGTCGGTGCTTCGAGAAGGATCTTGGAGATAGAAGACATGTTTAGCTTGTGTCGCTAATATATATTGTTGATCATCATACCATTCGTTACCAACAAACCATTCACGACTAATGTTGATAGAAACGatattgtttttcttttctaATCTTTTACCCGACGTGTCGAACCATTTACAACGAAATAGTACAACCGAATATTTATGTAGATACTTCAACTCTATGATCTGCTCCAATTGACCATAAAATAGAGTACCATCTTCTCCTATTGAAACAACACCACTGTTTTGAGTAGTGCGTCGAACATCACGACTGTGTACCACAAATCTAACTCCATTGACTATGCAAGCATCGTAAGAACATGCTCTTGTTGGACCATAGGCCAATGCCATTAATTCGTTGGTACAGTCCGGAGACATATTATGTGATGATGAAGATGTATCTGCTTCATATTTAAACCATGAGGAAAATTCTGTTTTCATGTCGCGCCCAGGAAAGTCGGATTTAAATTTACTGAATTAGGGACAAAATGTTTAAATTAGTTTATCATAATAGCTaaaatcttggttttaaaaagcgagaggcgcacaaaagcgacggGGCGCCAAGGCTTGCGCCTcaggcgcgctttttaaaacccaagctaaaatgaatataaaaaataaaaatcttaCGATTTGTAGTCCTCAATTTCATGGCAGTTGTTCAATACAAAATAATGTAATGATTTGTTTGCCTCTTCAGAAAGATCAAGGATTTCAACCTTGGACATTGGTCGACACTGAGATGAAAACACATGCAAATGCCTCTTTGGAATGTCGGCATCTGCATTTCTATCGGGATGGTTGAATTTGGTTTGGATACCCTCAAGATACATAGAGCAGAATGTCAATGCTTCATCCGCAACATAACCCTCTGCTATTGAGCCTTCAGGCCTTGCTTTGTTTCTGAGATACCCTTTCAGCTTTTTCATGTATCTTTCGAAAGGATACATCCATCTCATATACACAGGCCCACCAAGAATAGCTTCTTGAGGTAAATGAAGAACTAGATGAACCATTATGTCAAAAAATGCTGGAGGATATACCAATTCCAAATTGCATAATATATTTACCACGTTCTTTTCTTGTTTATACATGTCTTCCACATCTAATGATCGTGCACAAATTTTTTGAAATAATGTACAAAGGTCAGTGATTGCTGTTGAAACATTTGTAGGTACACCTGCTCAGACCCCTATTGGTAGCAATCGTTGCATGAGGATGTGATAATCATGAGATTTTAACCCGGTTATATTTGAATTATTAGAAAGCACCTTATTTTTAAAGTTGGATCCAAAACCATCAGGTAGTCTCACTCCTCtaatgaatttacaaaaatgttcTCGTCCATCGGTTGTGAAAGAGTAGGGAGCATGTGGCTGGTTGACCTTGTTGTTATTCTTTGTTAGCCATAAATTTTCTCGAATACCCATCAATCTTTTTttaaccgacccgacccgacccgaaacccgttctgacccgcacccgttctgacccgaactcgttctgacccgaacccgtttcgacccgaacccgtttcaacccgaaccaaaacaaccctttttttaattgacccgtttcgacccgaacccgtGTTGACCGGAACCCGTTTTGAACcatgacccaacccgacccgtttgccaggtctatgACCCGCCAATTTTTCCACCTCTGGTTCAGGTCACATAAGTGCAATCATGTATAATGTGCAAGCAAGTCTCTCAAGACATAGACATacacaaataataaataaataattaataattagttgtGAAAAATATCATCACCTCAAACAAGACATCTTTTCCATGATTGGATCTTAGTAACTCTCATAGCATGCATCAATGAGACTCTGTGTAGACAAATATAAAAATAAGCTTTATTTATATGCATACAAGTGTAGAAGCATGTGCCAATGCAAAAATATGAAACAAGACTCACATTGACACTACCGAATTAAACAAGTGACCTGAAGGTGTTTGGCAGAATCTGGTGCGAGGGTGGATCTCGTGTGAGTGCaaacagtggtggtggtggtggttcctGGAAACAGCGGCTGATGGAGGGTGGATCTAGTGTGAGTGCGAGGTGCTGAGGTGCTGCTTGGAGCCCGTTGAAGGTGCGGAGGTGCTGGTTGAACACGGTGGTGGTTGATTTAGGGCAAAATTCTGGGAGGTGCTCACTGTGATAGTGAGAGTGGAAGAAATGAAATTGGGGGCAAATGGTGTTTGGTGCGCGGTATAATTGTTTTCGGCAAAAATTTTAAACCTTATGGGGACGACATTTAGTCTCTACTGGTTGAGAATTCTACAAGGACAATATATCGTCCCTATagattaaattatttattttttatattttttttacaatcTATATTTAagaatataaattataaaaagttttttacaatattagttcattagcAAGGTAATTAAGATTAAAATATGTCATTGGATATCAAATAACAAGCCTAAAtacatataaataataaaaagttttttgtaatatattataatatatataaaaataaatatattataaagaAAATAATCAGAACGAAGCCGAGCTGAGCTACCAAACGAGTCAAACCGATCCAATTCGACTCGTTATGAGCTGAGCCGGGCGGGCTCACTTTCTAACTGAGCTGAGCTAgctcggctcactttcaaaccgagccatatcgagcgggctcactttctaaccgagccgagcggGCTCACTTATGTTTTGATTAAGAAGATTTATAAACCCTATAAAAACTAAATCAAATTTAtgtattgtgttttatgtttatgtCGAAATTAAGTTATTAACCAATTAACCAAAATTTTCAGATTCGGTTATGAAAACCCCAAAACAGAACCGAACCGGTTCGTGCTCACCCATATCACagtacacacatacatacacaattCCATATACATACACAAACACACATagatacgtacatacatacatacacgtaTACACATACATACGCACACTAACACAATAACACAGACATACACATATACTAACACGTAGACACATACTAAACAAACACATATAGATACGTACGGGTATACATGCATACATATCCACATCCACATATACTAACACATGCACACATATACGCATACTAACACAATAACACGTACATACACATATACTAACATGTACACACATACGCACACTAACACATACACACTCTACATAattacatacacatacacatccGCACACATATACActaacacatacacatacacGTCTATTGACACTTACACATCCACATACACGTCTATTGACACTTACACatccacacacacacacgtacaATGCACATGCATGCTCATGACCCTGAAGATGGTGTAACATTAAATCCTTATTAATTCTAATGGAATAATTGCCTGCCTCATTTGCTTTATTAACCGCATAAGGTAGAAGTTTCATACGATACATACCTTTAAGAGAATTGGCAGACGACAACGGTGTCCACAATTTATGGTGGCTAACAGAGGAATCAGGCAAGCACACCTGACTCATGGTGGTTTGTAGCTTTCCAATTACAGGTTCCTTATTCGAGTAGATCATTAACTTCCTAGGTCATTTTCGACGATTCAAGATAGTGTGATAACTGTTGCTCCATTTACTTGTCATATATGGGGTCTCCGGTGACTATATGTGTGGCATTCGGTTAAAGTCCTCATGACGTGGTTGAGAAGGTTATGGATCCGAAACCGGTATGAGCATTTGGTCATCCACTAGTTTTGGTTTCCCAGTTGTGGTAAAAAGGACTGAGATTGTGATGGTCTTTGGTGGTAGGTTTGTCTTTTACGATAAACAAAATGATGGTCAAATGGGCCAACAACTTAAAGACAGTCATTGACGGTCAAACCAAGCAATTGAGCGGATGTTGATTCTATCATCATTTGAGGAGATCCGAAACTTAATCAACGAAATAAGCATTTTTAAAaaatacacatacacatatacaccCACATACCCACAAATATACATATacaattgaaaacattttattattattattattattattattattattattattattattattattattattattatttatcaatGAAGAATAGAACAAacaaattaaaattaatatttagtatataACCTAATTATTATAAATGAAAAaccaaataatatatttattataattacaaaattaaatttattaataagAATAGTTCTTAAAAAAgataaagtaaaataaaataacttACATAAACTTTCTCTATAGGGACAATTTATGGTTCCTCTAGGTTGTGAAGTGGtgagaaaattttaaaaaaatgtgGGAAATTTTGGCGCTAAAAAAATTGACTAGTCAAAATTATTCGAAACCATATATCGTCCCTATAGCTTAAGTCTTTTTTTATTTCCGTCATTaataaattaaatttaaaaaataataatagtcAAAGCTATAGAAACGACTTATAGTCTCTACAAGTTGAaacattttttaggttttttatgatattagaattaaaaaaataaaaaaaaaacaatttatctTTGAGCTATAGGGACGACTTTTGGTCCCTATAGAAAAAAATTAAATGAAATGAAGGAAAACTCTATATAAACGAAAAGTCCTCCCAATTGCTTGTTGTATAGGGATGACTACTGTCCTTCCTATAGATTTTGTCCCTACAagtgttttttctttttttttaactttttttttattttcgtcattattaaatgaaatttttttaaaaatattcaaAGTTATAGAGACGACTTGTGGTCTCTAcatgttaaaacatttatttgtttcttatttataatattagaattaaaaaaaaaaaaaaaacaatttaactTCGAGCTATAGGGACGACTTTTGGTCCCTATAGAGAAAACTTAATTAAAAGTCCTCCCCATAGCTTGTTTTATAGGGACGACTTTTGTCCTCCCTAAAAATTTTGTCCCTAAAAGTGTTTTTTCTTGTAATGTTATTAGACAGGTGATCCAACTTAATACTTTGAATTAACAACAGTCAACAAAAATGATTGAATCCGAAGCACAAAACACATAAATCTGTTGGGACCGTATCTTCCACTAGAACTGGTTAAAATATATGAGTTACTGATACGTAGTTTCAAAACGTACTAGATAAACattaaaatacattttttttttaattttctaacgGGTTATAATAACAGCTTCAAACGCATGCTTCTTTTCTATATTGGAGTGTAAGCGAGCCGGTTCGCTACTCGTGATCTACACAAGATTGgctcattaaaatcctaaatagCCACTGTATCAAACTAAAGCCCATGCCCGAGCTGAAGTTGAGTTAGTTATATTATACGAACCGAGTATGGGCGGTGATgagggtgtgcggggaggacaACCGTACAGGgcccgtgatttcgaggggcacgtgttttaaaaaaaaaatcctattttatatatgttaattttttttaaatagtatacTCATACCGACTTCAAGATAGGCTTATTTACAAAACAACTTTAAGGATTTAGAAGTTATAGCTCATTCGCATTAGGTTTAGTGAGTTCAATacccattttattttaaaaaataacaataataaaacattacgAAATGACACATTTTttgagctcgaacagggtacatgaattctcaggcATGCTCTGAAACAA contains the following coding sequences:
- the LOC110890330 gene encoding uncharacterized protein LOC110890330 gives rise to the protein MYKQEKNVVNILCNLELVYPPAFFDIMVHLVLHLPQEAILGGPVYMRWMYPFERYMKKLKGYLRNKARPEGSIAEGYVADEALTFCSMYLEGIQTKFNHPDRNADADIPKRHLHVFSSQCRPMSKVEILDLSEEANKSLHYFVLNNCHEIEDYKSKFKSDFPGRDMKTEFSSWFKYEADTSSSSHNMSPDCTNELMALAYGPTRACSYDACIVNGVRFVVHSRDVRRTTQNSGVVSIGEDGTLFYGQLEQIIELKYLHKYSVVLFRCKWFDTSGKRLEKKNNIVSINISREWFVGNEWYDDQQYILATQAKHVFYLQDPSRSTDNWRVVEDVHHRKLWDHPSMSIVNEIDLLHDTQSSDYNLVVDSGFDENNNDDENFIDGDGEFDVDVNDEFDDYEDNEEDDLLYPSDEEVQIKDDFMVDDNVDLLYTCYSSDDSD